The Sorangiineae bacterium MSr11367 genome window below encodes:
- a CDS encoding formylglycine-generating enzyme family protein, with product MYSGLPPDWGASPTAGMVYVEGGEFVPGSMHGYADERPAGAVRVGGFFLDRTEVTNAQFAAFVVGTGYVTAAERRGGGAVFRQPTRAAIGEGPNPWWHDERGANWRHPDGPSSEVASRGNEPVVQLTLEDATAYAQWLGRRLPTEAEWELAARAGLTGEELDRAPTTREGRPGANFWQGEFPVENLAQDGYVGRAPVGCFPANGLGLYDMIGNVWEWTSDSYRGPHEPQEDAPEHASVELRVIKGGSYLCASNFCARHRATARHPQDAGLGAAHLGFRTAKSD from the coding sequence ATGTACAGCGGTCTCCCTCCCGATTGGGGCGCATCGCCGACGGCCGGTATGGTTTACGTCGAAGGGGGGGAATTCGTCCCCGGGAGCATGCACGGATATGCCGATGAACGCCCTGCAGGTGCGGTCCGCGTGGGCGGCTTCTTCCTCGACCGTACGGAGGTGACGAATGCCCAATTCGCAGCCTTCGTCGTCGGCACGGGGTACGTGACGGCCGCCGAAAGACGCGGCGGGGGCGCCGTGTTTCGCCAGCCCACCCGCGCCGCGATTGGCGAAGGACCAAACCCCTGGTGGCACGACGAACGCGGTGCCAATTGGCGTCACCCCGATGGCCCGTCGAGTGAAGTGGCCAGTCGCGGCAACGAGCCGGTCGTGCAGCTCACTCTGGAGGACGCCACCGCCTATGCGCAATGGCTCGGGCGACGGCTGCCCACCGAAGCCGAATGGGAGCTGGCGGCGCGGGCGGGCCTCACGGGCGAGGAGCTCGATCGCGCCCCGACGACCCGGGAAGGAAGGCCCGGGGCGAACTTTTGGCAAGGTGAGTTCCCCGTCGAGAACCTCGCCCAAGACGGCTACGTGGGGCGCGCCCCCGTCGGTTGCTTTCCCGCGAACGGATTGGGCCTCTACGACATGATCGGGAATGTCTGGGAGTGGACGAGCGATTCCTATCGAGGGCCGCACGAGCCCCAAGAAGATGCGCCGGAGCACGCCTCGGTGGAGCTCCGTGTGATCAAGGGCGGCTCGTACCTATGCGCATCGAACTTCTGCGCCCGCCATCGCGCGACGGCAAGGCACCCGCAAGACGCTGGCCTCGGCGCCGCCCATCTGGGCTTTCGCACGGCCAAGTCGGATTGA
- a CDS encoding type 2 lantipeptide synthetase LanM family protein, whose translation MDHQDRDRSNSASTHHERDARAGFFVRATLLPELRRAWSDSAAGDLLQEVTPEQVGDVVRAWQDAIPLDDAAFDERLDAEGLGRVAFGQLLALREQIAARMKEPWHDTLGAVLDRIGQPMGLEPAWSELGPFAEVLDGFVAVGWESVRKRAPSCEAAFDIAWDAIAKGLQNQLRERLLWLASRTLVLELNVARLQERLEGDTPEARCRYYTETLLRGRDEWERLFDEYQGLARLLCTTCLRWADAVSEVLGHLAEDFPRIQPMLLHRPQTRLALVELEGGISDPHRDGRGVWKVALAAGAKTKERLVYKPRSLAVDAHFQQLLGFCNEGARKGELRLSDLRHGALQHTGPDFPEMPILGVLDCGDHGWMEHVERGDCPNDAAAERFYVRQGGYLALLHVLDAVDFHYQNLIARGEHPVLVDLESLFHPALPSPPSDNEAYSLGYVRLLHSVIGTGLLPGRMWGNDVNAGINIGGMGDGDARVAPQASRMLQDIGTDTMRVVEGPNPTLPLGDNVPRVAGAVARLTQHTEALVAGLEAMLRFLGARAAELLASGGAIAAFANDPVRHIVRGTAVYLRLLGGARHPDRLRDLLERERLFELLWRVTASPTLRRLIPFEKEDLRLGDVPYFTARPDSRDLWSSRGHRVADVFPRGALDDVGARLRGLDDGEIDAQVFITRGAISAVYPDGPIHWPVESRARSRAQDSAARALEMAWRIGESLSKSAIRGPRSATWLGMDPVTGESSFRLAPIGPDLYGGTAGVALFLAYLGAIAHEERFTRLAEQAAHATRTALEESAMLRPAGGFIGAMSGLYALVLLRKCWHDDAQLPRAATLHGLLDGVEEALGRDTKLDVMHGAAGAILALLTLHEATSEPRALDVAVTAGRHLGRHAVRTAAGTAWNTGTGRRMLLGFSHGAAGIACALFRLAATLRRHAILADDAAVFDELSQGALSFERAHFDVSAGNWPDLRDEVGDRFMLAWCHGAPGIALSRLGILAGAPDATARTEVETAVKTVLASPARENHVLCHGELGNLMILRHAANVLDRPNWHVAIEQRLDASLAVESSLGPRCGFSSPAAAPSLMAGIAGIGYGLLHLTRPDVVPRMLDLSSPK comes from the coding sequence CCCGAACTACGGCGCGCATGGAGCGATTCGGCTGCGGGGGACTTGCTGCAGGAAGTCACACCCGAACAGGTCGGTGACGTGGTGCGCGCATGGCAGGACGCGATCCCACTGGACGATGCGGCGTTCGACGAGCGGCTCGATGCGGAAGGCCTGGGGCGCGTGGCGTTTGGCCAATTGCTGGCCTTGCGTGAGCAGATTGCGGCGCGGATGAAGGAGCCCTGGCACGATACGTTGGGCGCGGTCCTGGATCGGATAGGGCAGCCCATGGGGTTGGAACCGGCATGGAGTGAGTTGGGGCCGTTTGCGGAGGTGCTGGACGGGTTCGTGGCCGTGGGATGGGAAAGCGTGCGCAAGCGTGCGCCGAGCTGCGAAGCGGCCTTCGACATCGCGTGGGATGCGATCGCAAAAGGCTTACAGAACCAGCTACGCGAAAGACTTCTCTGGCTGGCCTCGCGCACCTTGGTGCTGGAGCTGAACGTGGCACGCCTCCAAGAACGCCTGGAAGGTGACACGCCCGAGGCGCGTTGCCGTTACTACACCGAAACGCTGTTGCGCGGGCGTGACGAGTGGGAAAGGCTCTTCGACGAGTATCAGGGGCTCGCACGCCTGCTGTGCACGACCTGTCTGCGTTGGGCGGACGCCGTCTCCGAGGTGCTGGGCCACTTGGCCGAAGATTTTCCTCGGATCCAGCCGATGCTCTTGCATCGGCCGCAGACACGGCTCGCGCTGGTGGAGCTCGAGGGGGGTATCTCCGACCCGCACCGCGACGGCCGTGGGGTGTGGAAGGTCGCCCTTGCTGCGGGTGCAAAGACGAAGGAGCGGCTCGTGTACAAGCCGCGTTCGCTCGCCGTGGACGCGCATTTTCAACAGCTCCTCGGGTTCTGCAACGAGGGGGCACGAAAGGGCGAGTTGCGGCTCTCCGATTTGCGCCACGGCGCGCTCCAGCATACCGGGCCTGATTTTCCGGAGATGCCGATCCTTGGGGTGCTCGACTGCGGCGATCACGGCTGGATGGAGCACGTCGAGCGAGGGGACTGCCCGAACGACGCGGCGGCCGAGCGCTTCTACGTGCGCCAGGGAGGGTACCTCGCGCTCTTGCACGTGCTCGACGCCGTCGATTTCCACTATCAAAACCTGATCGCCCGTGGCGAGCATCCCGTGCTCGTCGACCTGGAGAGCTTGTTCCATCCGGCCCTGCCGAGCCCACCCTCGGACAACGAAGCCTATTCGCTGGGCTACGTGCGCCTCCTCCACTCGGTGATCGGTACGGGACTTCTGCCCGGTCGCATGTGGGGCAACGACGTGAATGCGGGCATCAACATCGGCGGCATGGGCGATGGCGATGCGCGGGTGGCTCCTCAGGCGAGCCGCATGTTGCAAGACATCGGGACCGACACCATGCGCGTCGTCGAGGGCCCGAATCCGACGCTTCCCCTCGGCGACAACGTGCCGCGCGTGGCCGGTGCCGTTGCGCGGTTGACGCAGCACACGGAGGCCCTCGTGGCCGGCCTCGAGGCCATGTTGCGCTTCCTCGGCGCGCGCGCGGCGGAGCTTCTCGCGTCCGGTGGCGCCATTGCAGCCTTTGCAAACGATCCGGTGCGCCACATCGTACGCGGCACGGCGGTGTACCTGCGGCTTCTCGGCGGAGCGAGGCATCCCGACCGCTTGCGCGATCTGCTCGAGCGTGAGCGGTTGTTCGAGCTCTTATGGCGGGTCACCGCGTCCCCGACGTTGCGCCGCCTCATTCCGTTCGAGAAGGAGGATCTGCGCCTCGGGGATGTGCCGTATTTCACCGCGCGCCCCGATTCGCGCGATCTCTGGAGCAGCCGGGGCCATCGGGTGGCGGACGTCTTTCCGCGCGGCGCCCTCGACGATGTCGGAGCGCGTTTGCGCGGCCTCGACGACGGCGAAATCGACGCGCAGGTGTTCATCACCCGCGGCGCGATCTCCGCCGTGTACCCCGATGGCCCCATCCATTGGCCCGTCGAGTCGAGGGCGCGCTCGCGTGCCCAAGACTCGGCTGCGCGAGCCCTCGAGATGGCATGGCGCATCGGAGAGAGCCTATCCAAAAGTGCGATTCGAGGTCCCCGCAGCGCGACGTGGTTGGGAATGGATCCCGTGACCGGTGAGAGCTCGTTCCGGCTCGCACCGATCGGCCCGGACCTTTACGGTGGGACCGCGGGTGTGGCGCTGTTTCTCGCGTATCTGGGCGCCATCGCCCACGAGGAGCGCTTCACGCGCCTTGCCGAGCAGGCGGCCCATGCGACGCGTACCGCACTGGAAGAGTCCGCGATGTTGCGGCCCGCCGGTGGGTTCATCGGCGCGATGTCTGGCCTTTACGCGCTCGTCCTTCTCCGAAAATGCTGGCACGACGATGCCCAGCTGCCGCGCGCGGCCACGTTGCACGGGCTGCTCGATGGGGTCGAGGAGGCACTTGGGCGCGATACGAAGCTTGACGTGATGCATGGAGCGGCGGGCGCCATCCTTGCGCTGCTGACGCTCCACGAGGCCACCTCCGAGCCGCGTGCGCTCGACGTGGCCGTGACCGCGGGTCGCCATCTCGGCCGCCATGCCGTGCGCACCGCCGCGGGAACCGCGTGGAATACCGGCACGGGCCGGCGCATGTTGCTCGGCTTCTCCCACGGCGCGGCGGGGATCGCCTGCGCATTGTTTCGTTTGGCCGCGACCTTGCGACGGCATGCCATTTTGGCCGACGACGCGGCCGTCTTCGACGAGCTCTCGCAGGGGGCACTTTCGTTCGAGCGAGCACACTTCGATGTTTCCGCAGGCAATTGGCCCGATTTGCGCGACGAGGTGGGTGATCGCTTCATGCTGGCCTGGTGCCATGGCGCGCCCGGGATCGCCCTCTCCCGTCTTGGTATCCTTGCAGGAGCGCCCGACGCAACTGCCCGCACCGAGGTGGAGACGGCGGTGAAGACCGTGCTTGCGAGCCCCGCCCGAGAAAACCATGTGCTTTGCCACGGCGAACTCGGAAATCTCATGATCCTTCGGCACGCGGCCAATGTCTTGGATCGACCCAACTGGCACGTGGCCATCGAGCAACGATTGGACGCGAGCTTGGCCGTCGAATCGTCCCTGGGCCCGCGCTGTGGGTTTTCCTCTCCCGCGGCAGCCCCCTCGCTCATGGCCGGCATCGCGGGCATCGGCTACGGCCTGCTGCATCTGACACGGCCGGACGTGGTTCCTCGGATGCTCGACCTATCCTCACCGAAGTAG